A genomic segment from Lignipirellula cremea encodes:
- the ccsA gene encoding cytochrome c biogenesis protein CcsA: MLAKRLLPGVLLLLSVMTAGAAEPEAKPIAKPNLDAWAHIPVYHDGRVMPLETYANLVKDSVCNKEKWPISINLTDYAQVEVSQAKQAVKTAETELEDAQKLLADAEASQAEDAAHQAEVAATVVKTSEAKLQAAEADLAKVVEKTKAAEGKIDWANSEYAPALAMFPEGKTQKWSSSEILLSWLSESKKWEVVPFIYCPHEKVRAMLGLVSFNDHGTRLQYVSPRQLAESEELQEYLKGLQERARSASGEFKMNDLDERVQQLVRAYSIYRFATFNPNEPLNYTEVLQPGSRSTLVKRVSEVMQLTQKKSGTNEDRSFIRLLQTFAAPEAARLTSIHPAASATMNSLENMMQLAAQVVNANTPQPGESIPRKPLTLEDARPLVLEFYQAATDLEKAISVERDQIEEFLNDSEDGQKLYDTFREFHYNTKELRRLAFECHTALYDERHGLQVTPAMNAWALSRNRDPAHASEVWFSLPTVLYSDELMEAFSPVQVKATRDAWKALTSAYVDRSADNRVEAVETAEVQLASSLRSLGEGIDQARQELVSEELSAADQDPQLLAVTAYPPYEIIHTEVTYNRLTPFLYSFALALIGLTCYSLSFGKMHRPMFWAGTLMMAICIGWTVYGFSLRVGVTGWAPVTNMYETVVFVPFIVALLGLWFLLLPLTWSGISDGWRLAAWPLNPLVNAIPAGNPVGGYLSGLKNPPLTKEQTDKMPAYSWAILGGVMSLVRLGLMAFVLWFLAFAPYADGGRSVVSLWPRQYDANGLMVWAVAFICLVGAVWFLPRMLLSLLASLVFIPWNWATSSQISKQLKETYARHPFGIASAGAAAFLFFLAAFVPLLPTDQPVLNENFSPLQPVLRSNFWLTIHVLTIVASYGAGFLAWGLGIVALFYYTAGKYRDPKVHAVSADILGGAVPQRKGPYVEQRKSGSVEEPDTDAPGFRRRPPEACSALAGYAYRAIQVAVLLLAAGTILGGLWADVSWGRFWGWDPKEVWALISFLVYVAVLHGRFAGWFNNFGLIAGTVFGATMIIMSWYGVNFALPKLADGNVGLHSYGTGAGGLEYVAGFVALNWVLLGIASARFWYETSDKVEPEQVDKPLKAEEILVEHVEAEVVEPGNKA, translated from the coding sequence ATGCTGGCCAAACGATTGCTGCCTGGCGTTTTGTTGCTCCTGTCCGTAATGACGGCCGGGGCCGCCGAACCCGAAGCCAAACCGATCGCCAAACCCAACCTCGACGCCTGGGCGCACATTCCCGTTTACCACGACGGGCGAGTCATGCCGCTGGAAACCTATGCCAATCTGGTGAAGGACTCCGTGTGCAACAAAGAGAAATGGCCGATCAGCATCAACCTGACCGACTACGCACAGGTCGAAGTCAGCCAGGCCAAACAGGCGGTCAAAACGGCGGAAACAGAGCTCGAAGACGCCCAGAAATTGCTCGCCGACGCCGAAGCCAGCCAGGCCGAAGATGCGGCCCACCAGGCCGAAGTCGCGGCGACGGTCGTCAAAACCAGCGAAGCCAAACTCCAGGCGGCCGAAGCCGATCTGGCGAAAGTCGTCGAAAAAACCAAGGCGGCCGAAGGGAAAATCGACTGGGCTAACTCCGAATACGCCCCTGCCCTGGCAATGTTCCCCGAAGGCAAAACGCAAAAATGGTCCTCTTCCGAGATCCTGCTCAGCTGGCTCAGTGAAAGCAAGAAATGGGAAGTCGTTCCTTTCATCTACTGCCCGCATGAAAAAGTCCGGGCTATGCTCGGCCTGGTCAGCTTCAACGACCACGGAACCCGCCTGCAATATGTTTCCCCGCGCCAGCTGGCTGAGTCGGAAGAGCTGCAGGAATATCTGAAGGGACTGCAGGAACGGGCCAGGTCCGCGTCGGGCGAATTCAAAATGAACGACCTCGACGAACGCGTGCAGCAGTTGGTCCGTGCTTACTCGATCTATCGCTTCGCCACGTTTAATCCGAACGAGCCGCTGAACTACACCGAAGTTCTGCAGCCTGGCTCCCGCAGTACGCTGGTCAAACGCGTCTCGGAGGTCATGCAGCTGACGCAGAAAAAGTCCGGGACCAACGAGGACCGCTCGTTCATCCGACTGCTGCAGACTTTCGCCGCCCCCGAAGCGGCCCGCCTGACCAGCATTCATCCGGCCGCCAGCGCCACGATGAACTCCCTGGAAAACATGATGCAGCTGGCGGCGCAGGTGGTCAATGCGAACACGCCGCAACCAGGCGAAAGCATCCCCAGGAAGCCCCTCACCCTGGAAGACGCCCGGCCCCTGGTGCTCGAATTTTACCAGGCGGCCACCGACCTGGAAAAGGCGATCAGCGTTGAGCGAGATCAGATCGAGGAATTCCTCAACGATTCCGAAGACGGGCAGAAGCTTTACGACACCTTCCGCGAGTTCCACTACAACACCAAAGAGCTGCGTCGCCTGGCGTTTGAGTGCCACACGGCCCTCTACGATGAACGCCATGGCCTGCAGGTAACGCCCGCCATGAACGCCTGGGCCCTGTCGCGTAACCGCGATCCGGCGCACGCTTCCGAGGTCTGGTTCTCGCTGCCCACCGTGCTCTACTCCGACGAGTTGATGGAGGCCTTCTCCCCCGTCCAGGTCAAAGCCACGCGCGACGCCTGGAAAGCGCTGACAAGCGCCTATGTAGATCGCTCGGCCGACAACCGCGTCGAAGCGGTCGAAACAGCCGAAGTCCAGCTGGCCAGCAGCCTCCGCAGCCTGGGCGAAGGGATCGATCAGGCCCGACAGGAACTGGTGTCGGAGGAACTGTCCGCCGCCGACCAGGATCCGCAACTGCTGGCGGTCACCGCCTACCCTCCCTACGAGATCATCCATACCGAGGTCACGTATAACCGCCTGACGCCCTTTTTGTATTCGTTCGCGCTGGCCCTGATCGGCCTGACCTGTTACTCGCTGTCGTTCGGCAAAATGCATCGCCCCATGTTCTGGGCCGGCACCCTGATGATGGCGATCTGCATCGGCTGGACGGTCTATGGTTTCTCGCTCCGCGTCGGCGTGACCGGCTGGGCGCCGGTGACCAATATGTACGAAACGGTCGTGTTTGTTCCGTTTATCGTCGCCCTGCTGGGCCTGTGGTTTTTGTTGCTGCCGTTGACCTGGTCCGGCATCAGCGACGGCTGGCGTCTGGCGGCGTGGCCCCTGAACCCGCTGGTCAATGCAATCCCTGCCGGCAACCCCGTGGGAGGTTACCTGTCCGGCCTCAAGAACCCGCCGCTTACCAAAGAACAAACCGACAAAATGCCGGCGTACTCCTGGGCGATTCTGGGCGGGGTCATGTCGCTGGTTCGCCTGGGGCTGATGGCCTTTGTGCTCTGGTTTCTGGCGTTTGCTCCGTACGCTGACGGCGGCCGCTCAGTCGTGTCGCTGTGGCCCCGCCAGTACGACGCCAACGGCCTGATGGTCTGGGCGGTTGCGTTTATCTGTCTGGTGGGAGCCGTCTGGTTCCTGCCGCGGATGCTGCTGAGCCTGCTGGCCAGTTTGGTCTTTATTCCCTGGAACTGGGCGACCAGTTCGCAGATTTCCAAGCAGCTGAAAGAAACGTACGCCCGCCACCCGTTCGGCATCGCCTCGGCCGGAGCGGCCGCGTTCCTGTTCTTCCTGGCGGCGTTTGTGCCGCTACTGCCGACGGATCAGCCGGTGTTGAACGAGAACTTCTCGCCGCTGCAGCCGGTGTTGCGATCGAATTTCTGGCTGACGATCCATGTGCTGACGATCGTCGCCAGCTATGGCGCCGGCTTCCTGGCCTGGGGCCTGGGGATTGTCGCCTTGTTCTATTACACGGCCGGCAAGTACCGTGACCCCAAGGTGCACGCCGTGAGTGCGGATATCCTTGGCGGCGCCGTTCCCCAGCGAAAAGGACCGTACGTCGAACAGCGGAAATCCGGCAGCGTGGAAGAACCCGACACCGACGCACCCGGCTTTCGCCGTCGACCACCGGAAGCCTGTTCGGCCCTGGCTGGGTACGCTTATCGCGCTATCCAGGTGGCCGTGCTGCTGCTGGCGGCCGGCACCATTTTGGGCGGACTTTGGGCTGACGTTTCCTGGGGCCGTTTCTGGGGCTGGGACCCGAAAGAAGTCTGGGCCCTGATCTCCTTCCTGGTGTACGTGGCCGTGCTGCACGGTCGCTTTGCCGGCTGGTTCAATAACTTCGGCCTGATCGCCGGCACCGTGTTCGGCGCTACGATGATCATTATGTCCTGGTACGGCGTGAACTTCGCCCTGCCCAAACTGGCTGACGGCAATGTGGGACTTCACTCCTACGGAACGGGCGCCGGCGGTCTGGAATACGTGGCCGGCTTTGTCGCCTTGAACTGGGTCCTGCTGGGTATCGCGTCCGCCAGGTTCTGGTACGAAACGTCCGACAAGGTCGAGCCCGAACAGGTCGACAAGCCGCTGAAAGCGGAGGAAATCCTGGTCGAACATGTAGAAGCCGAAGTTGTCGAACCTGGCAACAAGGCCTGA
- a CDS encoding sugar phosphate isomerase/epimerase family protein, producing MSRPVDRRSFLMQGAALTGAAAFASPLAAIEPITRNGKSKFKFSLAAYSYRKLLTDSSSGVTLSTFVQDCAAMGLEGTELTSYYFPAAPEPKMLHDLRKECFYLGLDVSGTAIRNDFGVQDEAKLRAEIDHVKKWVDYADMLSAPVIRIFTGHVAKGDSPEASHRRMVKAMEECCDYAGQHGVILALENHGGPTATAEGLLAFVSDINSPWFAVNLDSGNFHTEDPYGDLAKVAPYAANVQIKIVMSGPGKKGKEPADYKRLAAILKDVDYRGYIVLEYEEAGEPRAACREHMDQLRQAFA from the coding sequence ATGTCGAGACCTGTCGATCGTCGTTCGTTTTTGATGCAGGGGGCCGCGTTGACGGGCGCCGCTGCTTTTGCTTCGCCCTTGGCGGCCATCGAGCCGATCACCCGGAACGGCAAATCAAAATTCAAGTTTTCGCTGGCGGCTTACAGCTATCGCAAACTGCTGACCGATAGCAGCAGCGGCGTAACCTTATCGACCTTTGTGCAGGACTGCGCGGCGATGGGGCTGGAAGGGACCGAGCTGACCTCGTACTACTTCCCCGCGGCCCCGGAACCGAAGATGCTGCACGATCTGCGCAAGGAATGCTTTTACCTGGGGCTGGATGTTTCCGGCACCGCCATCCGGAACGACTTTGGCGTGCAGGACGAAGCGAAGCTCCGCGCCGAAATCGACCATGTGAAAAAGTGGGTTGACTACGCCGACATGCTGTCAGCCCCGGTGATTCGTATCTTTACCGGTCATGTTGCCAAAGGCGACTCGCCCGAGGCCAGCCACCGTCGCATGGTCAAGGCGATGGAAGAATGCTGCGATTACGCCGGGCAGCACGGGGTGATCCTGGCGCTGGAGAACCATGGCGGACCGACGGCCACAGCCGAGGGTTTGCTGGCGTTTGTCTCCGATATCAACAGCCCCTGGTTCGCCGTGAATCTCGACAGCGGCAACTTCCACACCGAAGATCCCTACGGCGATCTGGCCAAGGTGGCGCCGTACGCGGCGAATGTGCAGATCAAAATCGTAATGTCGGGTCCCGGCAAAAAAGGGAAAGAACCGGCCGACTACAAACGCCTCGCCGCCATTCTGAAGGATGTCGATTACCGCGGGTACATCGTGCTCGAATACGAAGAAGCGGGCGAACCCCGCGCCGCCTGTCGCGAACACATGGATCAGCTCCGCCAGGCCTTCGCCTAG
- a CDS encoding DUF4178 domain-containing protein, giving the protein MEFQAATSLCVVCEACDSVVGRAGDAIENYGKVAELVQTESPFQVGMRGQFKGTNFEITGRTQWRHAAGGVWDEWYAAFYDGARWGWIADAQGRQYLTFPKKVPEDHQLPPLEQTVVEQIIKLPTLGAMKIVECGEATAIAAEGEFPIAFHPGAKMRYADLQGPAGKFATMSQDPGSELELYVGKQVSLADLGVETALSREEELPTASAVSVSCPQCGGALELHAPAQTERVTCPNCMSLLDADQGNLAFLYKLGEVKVKPILPIGSKGELRGRQYTVIGFLERFIRYNKKVYRWEEYLLYTPRQPFRWLIQNQHHWTLAEAVSAGDCQTGAGTANARFKGREYRLFDISSPKVGVVLGEFYWKVAMGEQTRAWDYVRPPLMLSREESVPTEQEFSTDAVSERASANAPSIVSEVNYTLGEYVPHEEIDQAFQVKTRTPSSVAPNQPYPYSVSTWLAGGLLAAVLLAGALVNVNSPRKVVLQESFQLNEPTTVVAEAPDPNAPNLPASPPPLVTPAAPTGLPIRTEKISRQFMLQSGHNVAITMKLGNRSYWAHVEGSLYRFEDQHRRPFAAGLPTYAAEQTRYFSAPRAGAYSLNLTFTQQPGSQHQSVEVEIRQGVPRAGAWLIALSVVGMLFVGNVLGWKFFEKRRWSESDFG; this is encoded by the coding sequence GTGGAGTTTCAAGCCGCCACCTCGTTATGTGTGGTGTGCGAAGCGTGCGATAGCGTTGTCGGCCGCGCCGGCGATGCGATTGAAAATTACGGCAAAGTCGCAGAACTGGTGCAGACGGAATCTCCCTTCCAGGTGGGAATGCGGGGCCAGTTCAAAGGGACCAACTTTGAAATCACTGGCCGCACCCAGTGGCGCCATGCGGCAGGCGGCGTGTGGGACGAATGGTATGCGGCCTTTTACGACGGTGCACGCTGGGGCTGGATCGCCGACGCCCAGGGCCGCCAGTATCTGACTTTCCCCAAAAAGGTTCCCGAAGACCATCAGTTGCCTCCGCTGGAGCAGACCGTGGTCGAGCAGATCATCAAACTGCCCACCCTGGGAGCGATGAAAATCGTCGAGTGCGGCGAAGCCACCGCGATCGCCGCCGAGGGCGAGTTTCCCATCGCCTTTCATCCGGGCGCCAAAATGCGGTACGCGGACCTGCAGGGCCCAGCCGGCAAGTTCGCCACCATGTCGCAGGATCCAGGCAGCGAGCTGGAACTGTATGTCGGCAAGCAGGTCTCCCTGGCCGATCTGGGCGTGGAGACGGCCCTGTCGCGCGAGGAGGAATTGCCGACCGCATCGGCTGTTAGCGTCAGTTGCCCACAATGCGGCGGCGCCCTGGAACTTCATGCTCCGGCCCAGACGGAGCGGGTGACCTGCCCTAACTGCATGTCGCTGCTCGACGCCGACCAGGGGAACCTCGCCTTTCTGTACAAACTGGGTGAGGTCAAAGTCAAACCGATCCTGCCGATCGGCTCAAAGGGGGAACTTCGCGGTCGGCAGTACACGGTCATCGGCTTTCTGGAACGGTTCATCAGGTACAACAAAAAAGTGTACCGCTGGGAAGAGTATCTGCTGTACACGCCGCGGCAGCCATTCCGCTGGTTGATCCAGAACCAGCACCACTGGACGCTGGCGGAAGCGGTATCCGCGGGCGACTGTCAGACCGGCGCGGGAACCGCCAACGCGCGTTTCAAAGGACGCGAGTATCGGCTGTTTGATATTTCTTCGCCCAAGGTCGGCGTCGTGCTGGGCGAGTTTTACTGGAAGGTCGCCATGGGCGAGCAGACGCGGGCCTGGGATTATGTCCGGCCGCCGCTGATGCTGTCGCGCGAAGAAAGCGTGCCGACCGAACAGGAATTCTCAACCGACGCCGTTTCCGAAAGGGCCAGTGCGAACGCCCCCAGCATTGTCAGCGAAGTGAACTACACCCTGGGCGAATACGTTCCCCACGAAGAGATCGACCAGGCGTTCCAGGTAAAAACCAGAACGCCCAGCTCGGTCGCCCCGAACCAGCCGTATCCTTACAGCGTGTCGACCTGGCTCGCTGGCGGATTGCTGGCGGCGGTGCTCCTGGCCGGGGCGCTGGTGAATGTGAACTCGCCGCGGAAGGTCGTCCTTCAGGAGTCGTTCCAGCTCAACGAACCGACCACTGTCGTGGCCGAAGCGCCGGACCCCAACGCGCCGAACCTGCCAGCCAGTCCGCCTCCGCTGGTGACGCCCGCCGCTCCGACCGGCTTGCCGATACGCACCGAAAAGATCAGCCGGCAATTCATGCTGCAGTCGGGCCACAATGTGGCGATTACCATGAAACTGGGAAATCGTTCGTACTGGGCCCACGTCGAAGGCAGCTTGTACCGCTTTGAGGATCAACATCGCCGGCCGTTCGCCGCTGGCTTGCCGACCTATGCAGCGGAGCAGACACGCTATTTTTCCGCTCCCAGGGCGGGAGCCTATAGCCTGAACCTGACGTTTACCCAGCAGCCAGGATCGCAGCACCAGTCGGTCGAGGTGGAAATCCGGCAAGGCGTTCCGCGCGCAGGCGCCTGGCTGATCGCGCTGTCGGTGGTCGGCATGCTGTTTGTCGGCAACGTGCTGGGCTGGAAGTTTTTTGAGAAACGCCGCTGGTCGGAAAGTGACTTTGGCTGA
- a CDS encoding class I SAM-dependent rRNA methyltransferase, which translates to MSNDLPRVILKPRRAMPFFCRHPWVFAGAIRNVEGDPAPGAEVAVYSQEGKFIARGLYNAESNIRVRLYTWKENEAIDAAFWSARLDEAIAWRRRLYPHASETSAYRLVFSEADRLSGLIVDSYGPWLTVQITSRALADRTELLVGLLQEKIQPRGIWLRSDNEINVAEGIEQGDRLAVGEEPPRPLMIEENGLRLNVDLVGGQKTGYYLDQRENRQAVARYAAGGRMLDMFCYTGGFALAAAKQGAVEVLGIDSSEPSLAAATANAELNGLSDIVKFERADAFRKLEELVSEGRTFDTVVLDPPRMTRKASNTPKALRGYYRLNQVAMRLLPPGGILTTCSCSGLVSKSDFQGLLADVALHANRTLQVLEARAAAPDHPMAIQCPETDYLKCFICRVV; encoded by the coding sequence GTGTCGAACGACCTGCCTCGCGTCATTCTTAAACCTCGACGGGCGATGCCGTTTTTTTGCCGGCACCCTTGGGTTTTCGCGGGAGCGATCCGCAACGTTGAAGGCGATCCAGCCCCGGGCGCCGAAGTCGCCGTGTACTCGCAAGAGGGAAAATTCATTGCTCGCGGGCTGTACAACGCGGAGAGTAACATTCGTGTGCGCCTTTATACCTGGAAAGAAAACGAAGCGATCGACGCGGCCTTCTGGTCGGCGCGGCTCGACGAGGCCATTGCCTGGCGCCGTCGGTTGTACCCCCACGCCAGCGAAACGTCCGCTTACCGGCTGGTGTTCAGCGAGGCCGATCGGCTCTCGGGGCTGATCGTCGACAGCTACGGACCCTGGCTCACCGTGCAGATCACCAGCCGCGCCCTGGCCGATCGAACCGAACTGCTGGTCGGTCTGCTGCAGGAAAAAATCCAGCCCCGCGGCATCTGGCTGCGCAGCGACAACGAAATCAACGTGGCCGAAGGAATCGAACAGGGCGATCGCCTGGCCGTCGGCGAAGAACCGCCCCGTCCGCTGATGATCGAAGAAAACGGACTGCGACTGAATGTGGATCTCGTCGGCGGCCAGAAAACGGGCTACTATCTCGACCAGCGAGAAAATCGCCAGGCCGTAGCCCGCTACGCCGCCGGCGGACGCATGCTCGATATGTTCTGTTACACCGGCGGCTTCGCCCTGGCCGCCGCCAAACAGGGCGCGGTCGAAGTGCTGGGGATCGACTCGTCGGAGCCTTCCCTGGCGGCAGCCACCGCCAACGCGGAGTTGAACGGCCTGTCCGACATTGTCAAGTTTGAACGGGCCGACGCCTTCCGCAAGCTGGAAGAGCTGGTCTCCGAGGGACGCACCTTTGACACCGTGGTGCTGGATCCGCCCCGCATGACGCGCAAGGCCAGCAATACGCCCAAAGCGCTGCGCGGCTACTATCGCCTGAACCAGGTCGCCATGCGTCTGTTGCCGCCGGGCGGAATTCTCACCACCTGCAGTTGCTCTGGTCTGGTGAGCAAATCCGATTTCCAGGGGCTGCTGGCCGATGTGGCGCTGCACGCCAACCGCACGCTGCAGGTGCTGGAAGCCCGGGCCGCGGCGCCTGACCATCCGATGGCGATCCAGTGCCCTGAGACCGATTATCTCAAGTGCTTCATCTGCCGAGTTGTCTAG
- a CDS encoding PQQ-binding-like beta-propeller repeat protein, translating into MIRTFSAACCALLLMAGAAAAAESDAANWSQWRGPGRDAHSPDTGLMQSWETTKPRLLWTADGLGEGYASVAIANDVLYTTGNFENGQAMVAVSLQNGEVLWKTPFTAEAPKHGHQGSRSTPTVDGDRVYAVGSNGEVVCFKTADGTLLWDRNFSDWNGRMMSGWGFAESPLVDGDVVVCTPGGDEAMLVALNKMTGEEVWTSSAVDFPGAGRKSGAGYSSIVVSNGGGVKQYVQLVGAGVIGVRASDGKFLWGYGDMANGTANIPTPIVDGDYVFCSTGYKGGAALLKLQSDGDGVKAEEVYYLEAKLFENHHGGMVKVGDYIYAGHKHNQGFPICLEMMSGKVAWGGEERGEGEGSAAVIYADGNLLFRYQTGQISLIAANPEEQIRKGFFMPEIQKGRSWAHPVVINGKLYLREQDQLMCYDLTPPRG; encoded by the coding sequence ATGATCCGCACGTTTTCTGCAGCCTGCTGCGCGTTACTTTTGATGGCCGGCGCCGCCGCGGCGGCGGAGTCTGATGCCGCCAACTGGTCCCAATGGCGCGGGCCGGGCCGCGACGCCCATTCGCCCGATACGGGGCTGATGCAAAGCTGGGAAACGACCAAACCGCGACTGTTGTGGACCGCCGACGGCCTGGGCGAAGGCTACGCCAGTGTGGCGATCGCCAACGACGTGCTGTATACGACCGGCAATTTTGAGAACGGCCAGGCGATGGTCGCCGTGAGCCTGCAGAACGGCGAAGTCCTGTGGAAGACGCCCTTCACCGCCGAGGCCCCCAAACATGGGCACCAGGGATCGCGATCCACGCCGACCGTTGACGGCGATCGGGTGTACGCGGTCGGCTCGAACGGCGAAGTCGTCTGCTTCAAAACGGCCGACGGGACGCTGCTGTGGGACCGGAACTTCTCGGACTGGAACGGTCGCATGATGAGCGGCTGGGGCTTTGCCGAGTCTCCCCTGGTCGATGGCGACGTGGTGGTTTGCACCCCCGGCGGCGACGAAGCCATGCTGGTTGCGCTCAATAAAATGACCGGCGAGGAAGTCTGGACCTCGTCGGCGGTTGATTTCCCCGGAGCCGGACGCAAGTCGGGCGCCGGTTATTCTTCCATCGTGGTTTCCAACGGCGGCGGAGTCAAACAGTACGTGCAGCTGGTTGGCGCCGGCGTGATTGGCGTGCGGGCCAGCGACGGCAAGTTCCTGTGGGGCTATGGCGATATGGCCAACGGAACCGCCAACATCCCGACGCCCATCGTCGATGGCGACTATGTGTTCTGCTCGACCGGCTACAAAGGCGGAGCCGCGCTGCTCAAACTGCAGTCCGACGGCGACGGCGTCAAAGCCGAAGAAGTCTATTATCTGGAGGCGAAACTGTTTGAGAACCACCACGGCGGCATGGTCAAAGTGGGCGACTACATTTACGCCGGCCACAAGCACAACCAGGGCTTTCCGATCTGCCTGGAAATGATGAGCGGCAAAGTCGCCTGGGGCGGCGAAGAACGGGGCGAAGGCGAAGGCTCCGCGGCCGTGATCTACGCCGACGGCAATCTGCTGTTCCGCTACCAGACCGGCCAGATCTCGCTGATCGCGGCCAATCCCGAAGAGCAGATTCGCAAGGGCTTTTTCATGCCCGAAATCCAGAAAGGCCGCAGCTGGGCCCACCCGGTCGTCATCAATGGCAAGCTCTACCTGCGTGAGCAGGATCAGCTGATGTGCTACGATCTCACCCCGCCCCGCGGTTAG
- a CDS encoding sulfatase family protein, whose protein sequence is MKTPFSLFPPATAWRLLAGCLSPIFAVCFALGSILLFAQRGSGAEPLNIVWITCEDMSPRLGCYGDSTVPTPNIDALAGESVLYRHAFGVYGVCAPNRHCLITGMYPTSTGAMAMRTQSRTSALHLITDPELLAIPTYEATPPAGVRCFPEYLRQAGYYCTNNVKTDYQFKNPIAAWDDSSDQAHWKNRPTPDTPFFAVFNSILTHESKVFQQTSPIVVDPAKVELPPYYPDTPIVRRDLARQYDNIAALDVWVGKLMQELREEGLLENTLVFFFSDHGDGLPRMKRWVYDSGIQVPLLVRYPDGAQAGTETDRLVSFVDFAPTVLSVAGLDPPAYMQGSVFLGAKQAEPRSYIYAARDRMDPAPETIRAVRDQRFKYVRNYRPDLPYLGFIPYRDQQQIMQEIHRLNKAGKLGPDSWQFSSRKKPLEELYDTQTDPHEIHNLAADPAHFDKLGELREAHRRWTRETRDLGHMPESELIKRLWPPDGKQPQTAPVTIEMEPRGEKIQATLRCETEGATIAWRREAAEAWQVYQQPLLLPAGTELQVKAHRLGWKPGRETIRTVK, encoded by the coding sequence ATGAAAACGCCCTTTTCACTTTTTCCGCCTGCGACTGCCTGGCGTCTGCTGGCTGGCTGCCTGAGCCCGATTTTTGCTGTGTGCTTCGCGCTGGGTTCGATCCTGCTGTTCGCGCAGCGGGGCAGCGGAGCCGAGCCGTTGAATATCGTGTGGATCACGTGCGAAGACATGAGCCCGCGGCTGGGCTGCTATGGCGACTCGACCGTGCCGACGCCCAACATCGACGCCCTGGCCGGAGAGAGCGTGCTCTATCGGCACGCTTTTGGCGTGTACGGCGTTTGTGCGCCGAATCGGCATTGCCTGATTACCGGCATGTATCCCACTTCGACCGGGGCGATGGCGATGCGGACGCAGTCGCGCACGTCGGCGTTGCATCTGATTACCGATCCGGAACTGCTGGCCATTCCGACCTATGAAGCGACGCCGCCGGCCGGGGTGAGGTGCTTTCCGGAATACCTTCGCCAGGCCGGTTATTACTGCACCAACAATGTGAAAACCGATTACCAGTTCAAGAATCCGATCGCCGCCTGGGACGATAGCAGCGACCAGGCCCACTGGAAAAACCGGCCGACGCCGGACACGCCGTTTTTCGCCGTGTTCAATTCGATCCTCACGCACGAGAGCAAGGTTTTCCAGCAGACCTCGCCGATTGTCGTGGATCCCGCCAAGGTGGAGCTGCCGCCGTATTACCCGGACACGCCGATTGTCCGCCGTGATCTGGCCCGGCAGTATGACAACATCGCCGCCCTGGATGTCTGGGTGGGGAAGCTCATGCAGGAACTGCGCGAGGAGGGCCTGCTGGAGAATACGCTCGTCTTTTTCTTTAGCGACCATGGCGACGGCCTGCCGCGGATGAAACGCTGGGTCTATGATTCGGGCATCCAGGTGCCGTTGCTTGTGCGTTATCCCGACGGGGCCCAGGCGGGTACGGAGACTGATCGTCTGGTGAGCTTCGTCGACTTTGCACCGACCGTGCTTTCTGTCGCCGGGCTCGACCCGCCGGCCTATATGCAGGGGAGCGTCTTTCTGGGGGCGAAGCAGGCTGAGCCCCGAAGCTACATTTACGCCGCGCGGGACCGGATGGATCCGGCGCCGGAAACCATTCGTGCGGTGCGGGACCAGCGATTCAAGTACGTGCGGAACTATCGTCCGGATCTGCCTTACCTGGGCTTCATTCCGTACCGCGATCAGCAGCAGATCATGCAGGAGATCCATCGCCTTAATAAAGCGGGGAAACTGGGGCCCGATTCCTGGCAGTTCAGCAGTCGCAAGAAACCGTTGGAGGAGTTGTACGACACCCAGACCGACCCGCACGAAATCCACAACCTGGCGGCCGATCCGGCCCACTTTGACAAGCTGGGCGAACTCCGCGAAGCACATCGCCGCTGGACCCGCGAAACACGCGACCTGGGCCACATGCCGGAGTCCGAGTTGATTAAACGGCTCTGGCCGCCCGACGGCAAACAGCCGCAAACGGCCCCGGTGACGATCGAAATGGAGCCACGCGGAGAAAAGATCCAGGCGACCCTCCGCTGCGAAACCGAAGGCGCCACCATTGCCTGGCGCCGGGAAGCCGCCGAGGCCTGGCAGGTGTATCAGCAGCCGTTGCTGCTGCCAGCCGGGACCGAGCTGCAGGTGAAAGCCCATCGCCTGGGCTGGAAACCAGGTCGCGAGACGATCCGTACAGTAAAGTAG
- a CDS encoding TfoX/Sxy family protein, protein MPYDADVAALVRPFLEGQSGVEEKRMFGGVVFMLQDHMCVGVWKHWVILRLGAAAAGEALALPTIEECDITGRPMAGWVMLDPDRLDDPAELAAWVELAADFVRTLPPKPAKKKASKSRRTND, encoded by the coding sequence ATGCCCTACGATGCTGATGTCGCCGCACTCGTTCGACCTTTCCTGGAAGGGCAGTCCGGCGTGGAGGAAAAGCGGATGTTCGGCGGCGTGGTGTTCATGCTGCAGGATCACATGTGCGTCGGCGTCTGGAAACACTGGGTCATCCTGCGACTGGGAGCGGCGGCGGCCGGGGAGGCCCTTGCACTGCCGACAATAGAAGAGTGCGATATCACCGGCCGGCCGATGGCCGGCTGGGTCATGCTGGACCCCGATCGGCTGGACGATCCGGCCGAGCTGGCCGCCTGGGTGGAACTGGCAGCCGACTTCGTACGCACGCTGCCGCCCAAACCGGCCAAAAAGAAAGCGTCGAAGTCGCGCAGAACGAATGACTGA